A genome region from Pongo pygmaeus isolate AG05252 chromosome 17, NHGRI_mPonPyg2-v2.0_pri, whole genome shotgun sequence includes the following:
- the MC2R gene encoding adrenocorticotropic hormone receptor has product MKHIINSYENINNTARNNSDCPRVVLPEEIFFTISIVGVLENLIVLLAVFKNKNLQAPMYFFICSLAISDMLGSLYKILENILIILRNMGYLKPRGSFETTADDIIDSLFVLSLLGSIFSLSVIAADRYITIFHALRYHSIVTMRRTVVVLAVIWTFCTGTGIAMVIFSHHVPTVITFTSLFPLMLVFILCLYVHMFLLARSHTRKISTLPRANMKGAITLTILLGVFIFCWAPFVLHVLLMTFCPSNPYCACYMSLFQVNGMLIMCNAVIDPFIYAFRSPELRDAFKKMIFCSRYW; this is encoded by the coding sequence ATGAAGCACATTATCAACTCGTATGAAAACATCAACAACACAGCAAGAAATAATTCCGACTGTCCTCGTGTGGTTTTGCCGGAGGAGATATTTTTCACAATTTCCATAGTTGGAGTTTTGGAGAATCTGATCGTCCTGCTGGCTGTGTTCAAGAATAAGAATCTCCAGGCACCCATGTACTTTTTCATCTGTAGCTTGGCCATATCTGATATGCTGGGCAGCCTATATAAGATCTTGGAAAATATTCTGATCATATTGAGAAACATGGGCTATCTCAAGCCACGTGGCAGTTTTGAAACCACAGCCGATGACATCATCGACTCCCTGTTTGTCCTCTCCCTGCTTGGCTCCATCTTCAGCCTGTCTGTGATTGCCGCCGACCGCTACATCACCATCTTCCACGCACTGCGGTACCACAGCATCGTGACCATGCGCCGCACTGTGGTGGTGCTTGCGGTCATCTGGACGTTCTGCACGGGGACTGGCATCGCCATGGTGATCTTCTCCCATCATGTGCCCACAGTGATCACCTTCACGTCGCTGTTTCCGCTGATGCTGGTCTTCATCCTGTGCCTCTATGTGCACATGTTCCTGCTGGCTCGATCCCACACCAGGAAGATCTCCACCCTCCCCAGAGCCAACATGAAAGGCGCCATCACACTGACCATCCTGCTCGGGGTCTTCATCTTCTGCTGGGCCCCCTTTGTCCTTCATGTCCTCTTAATGACATTCTGCCCAAGTAACCCCTACTGCGCCTGCTACATGTCTCTCTTCCAGGTGAACGGCATGTTGATCATGTGCAATGCCGTCATCGACCCCTTCATATATGCCTTCCGGAGCCCAGAGCTCAGGGACGCATTCAAAAAGATGATCTTCTGCAGCAGGTACTGGTAG